CAGCGGCTGGCTGGATTATCCGGAATACTATTTCTACTGGAACCTGCACGGCAACAATTCGATCTTCAACATCTCCGCCTACAAGAATGCGGAGATGGACAAGCTGATCGATAAGGCCCGCTTCAGCGCCGACAAGGCGGAATACGCCGAGACGGTGAAGCAGTTCATCGCCATGTGCATGGCCGAGGTGCCCATCGTGCCCCTCAACCAGCCCATGCATGACGTCGCCATGCAGAAGAGCGTCTCGGGCTACGAGTTCTGGTTCCACCGTGAGCCGGACTATCGCCAGTTCACCAAGGGGTAATGCGCTTCGGGGCGGCGTTTGGGGGCTCGTGGGCTCCCAGCGCCCCTCTCAGCGGCCGGCGTCGCGCCCGGCCGTGCCCCCTCCCAACCCTCCCCCCGCAAGCGGGAGAGGGCTTCCCGCTCGATCAGAGAGCGGTCCGCAATGGGGCTCAACGCCCCTGTGAAAGCACCCGCTCCCCGCTGGCACCACAGGTCCCCTCTCCCGCCTGCGGGGGAGGGATAGGGAGGGGGCAAGGCCGGGCGCCCACAAGCAGCGCCAGGCCCCTACCCCAGCCCTCAGAAGCGCCAGGAGAGGATCCCCTTCACGGCCGTCTCCGTGAAGCCGGAGGCGATCTGGCCGTTATAGGCGAGCGACAGGTCGAGATTGTCCGCGAGCTTCGCGCCTGCGCCGAGGCCCAGCAACAGAGCGTCGGTGGCGAGCGGCGCCCCCGCCACGGTAAAGGGCAGCGAGCCGGCCGCAAACGTGAAGGTGGTGGTGGGCGTCACATCGCCGAAGGCGTGCTGCCAGCCGACGCTGCCCGTCAGCGCCACGGGCACGGCCCCCACCTGCACCGTCGTGCGCGCCCGCAGGCCCAGCGTCGTGCTCAGCGTGTCGAAGCTCGCGCTTTGTGCCCGGAGCGCCGCCGGCCCGAAGGGCTCGGTGAAGCCGTTGGTAGACAGCGCCGTGTAGGTGAGACCGGCGAAGGGCTCAAGGCTCACCGGCAGTCCCTCGGTCCTGGGCGCGTAGGTATAGGCGAGTTCGCCGAACACCTGCGCCGTTCCCGCCGAATAGCCGGTGCCATAGCCGGCCACGAGACCTGGCGCCGTGACGGTGCGGCTCACCGAGAGATCGTGCCAGCCATAGGCCGCACCCGCCCGCAGCGCGAAGGCCCCGTTGGCATCGCCCCCGAAGGTGCGGCCGGCATAGAGGGCCAGATCGTAATTGTCGCTGGTGCCGCTGCCCGGCAGGCTGTCCGTGCTGAAGTCCGACTGGCTGTAGCCGCCGGCCACGCCCACCCGCCAGTCCGACAGACGCCCGTCGAGACCGATGAGGAAGCCGGTGAGGGACCGCGTCACGGCGGAGGCATTGCCGTCGCTGGCCGTGCTGCCCCACCCGCCGTAGGCCTGCCCCCAGAGCGTCGTTCCGAAGCCATCGACGGGCGCGAGCTGCGCCGTGCCCGGCGCGCCTTCCGCCTGCGCGAGACGGCCGGTCACGGCGTTGCGCACGTAAGAGGACTGAACCTGGAGCACGCCTTGCGCGGAGGCATAGATCTCGCCGGAGAGGCTGGCCAGCGCCGCCGGCGCCGCAGCCCCCGGCATGACCGCGAGTGCCTGCCCCAGCGGCTGCGCGAGCGCCACCGTATCGGCGGCACGCCCGACGGCGGCGGCATTGGCGGTGGGGGCGAGGGCCGCATAGGAGACGGCGCTGCGGTTCAGCGTCAGGAGGCCGCTGTCGGCGCCGGAGCCGAGGCTCGCCGAGAGGAAGGGATAGACCGCCCCTGCCGTGCCGAAATAGGGACCGCCGACCGTGAAGTTGGAGGCCGTCGTGCCGGCCGAGAAGACGCGGTAGCCGGCCCCGAGCGCCGGCGCGAAACCCTCGCCGGGAATGGGCACGAGCACGGCGCCACCCGCCGTCAGCGTGCCGCCCACGATCAGCCGGTCGGATGTGCCCGGCGTGCCGAGTTCGGCCAGCAGCACGGCTCCGGGCTCGAACGTGGCATTCTCCCGGACGACGTGGGTGCCGATGGAATTGCCCGGCGACAGAGCGCCGCCGGTGCGCACCAGCAGATGGCCCACGGTGCCGTTGCCGCCGAAGGTGCCGGTGTTCTCGACGGTGCCGGTGATGGTGCCGTTGTTGGTGAACTGGCCGGCATTGGACACATTGCCGGTGATGCCGCCGGCGTTCACGAAGACTCCGGTGTTCGCGACGATGGCCGGGGGCGTGGCCGCACCGGGCCCGATGCTGCCGTTGTTGGTGAAGCGGCCGGAGTTCTGCACCGTCCCGGCGATGGTGCCGGTGGCAGCGCTGGTAAACTGTCCGGTGTTCGTCACGTTGCCGGCGATGGAGCCGGCATTCAGGAAGACGCCGGAGTTCGCGATGTTCGCCGTAAAGGCGCCCGTCGCGGTGTTGGTCGCCGTACCGGAATTGCTGAAGCTCACCGCGAAGGTGCCGCTGTTCACCACGGTGCCGGCATTGCTCACGCTCACCGAGGACGGCCCGGTAAAGGTTCCGGCGTTCGAGAGGGTGCGCCCCGCAGCGACAGTGTAGCCGCCGCTGGCATCAAGGAAGGTGGCCCCCGCCAGTACGGAGAGGGAGCCGATGAGCGTGCCGCCGAGCTGGGTGGTGCCGCTCGCCACCACGGTGCCGCCCGAATGGGTGAGCTGGCCGTTCAACGTGACGCTACCGCCTTGCAGGGTGAGCTGGCCGGTGCCGGTGAAGTCGCTATTGAAAGTGGCGGTCGAGCCGGAAGCCGTCGCGACGGTCGCATTCGCAATCAGCAGCACCGGCAGGTTGGTGGCGAAGTCCGATGTGAGATTGAGGGTGCCCTGCGCGGCGATCATCTGCGTGACCTGCGCCGTGCTGCCCGGATAATTGTTCAGCGCGAGGCCGATGAAGCCGCCGTCCGCATCATACAGCACGTTGTAGCCGGCATAGGTGTGCAGGCCGGAATTGATGAAGCCGGAGGATGAATCGAAGAAGCTCACCCGGGTCGGCGTCTGCGGATTGGTGCTGGCGGGGCTCGTGCTGCTCGGCACCGTGAAGCTGTAGGTGCCGATGCCGTTTCCGAGCTGCAGCGTCACCACGGTGTTCGAGGCCGGCGTGATGGACCCGCCATTGGGAATGCCGATGAAGGCGTCTTCCACGCCCGTGTCCATGAGCAGCGTGCCCTTGCCCGAGGCGCTGCTGGCCGGCGTGCTGGCCCCGGCGGGGGTTGTCACCGTCACGGTCACCGTCGTCGCCAGCCACTGGGGCGCGCCGGCGGTCTGCTTCGGAGCCAGCGCGAGCTGGGCATAGCTGTAGGCCTGCGCCGAGGTGTTGGCCTCGGTCAGCCCCAGATAAACGCCCGTGGGCGTGATGATGTAGCCGTTGCGATAGGCGCCCGAGCCGCTGGTGACCACATTGAGGAAGGGATTGTAGATCTGCGGCGTGGTCGGCGCCGCGTCGAGCCGGGCCGCCGCCGCCGTGGGATTGGACGTGTTCACCACGCCCGTGCCCATCGTGTTGCGATCGAAGCCGATGCCCATCATCTGCACGCCGTTGACCGAGGTTGCGGCATCGCAGGTGGACGAGTTGGCACCGACGCCGAGGCACTGGGCCTGCGTGACCACCAGCACCGGCACGTTCGAGACCACGGGCGTCGCCGCGCCGTTGGCGTCCTTGCCGGAGAACTGGACATTCTGCTGGCTGAAATAGCCGGTCAGCAGCAGGCCCGAGCTGTTGTAGAAGACCCAGCCCGCCTGCGCATTCACCGGTGCGGTCGTGCTGAGGCCGAGAACGTTCGCGGAGATGACGAGGCCGGTCGAGCCGGTATCCATGGTGGGATAGAGCGTGTGACCGGCCACGGACACGTTGAAATTCATCGTCGTCGCATTGGAGAGCGCGCCCGAAAGGCCCCGCGCATACTCGATGAAGTAGGACTGGCTGTAGCTGTTGTACATCGACCAGGTCAGGGCGTCGGCCGCATGGGCCGCCGGCGGCAGCGCCACCGATGCCAGCATCACCGCCAGCCATGCGCGCCGCATCGCGCGCCGGCTGCCGCGCGACATCGCTCCACCGTGCGCCGTTCCAGCGCTCCGCCCCACCGCATTCATCACGATCGCCCCCACCAGGATGGGGCGACGGTGACGGGCACCTGCGGTTAGGTCAATGCGGTAGACCGCTACGACGGCGCGGGGCGAACCGGGCGTGCCCGGAATGCCACAACCGGACCCCTCTTTTTGCGGCTAAGCTACAGATAAGTCTCATATTCCAGCGGCAGGATGGCGCGGGTGAAGGCCCCGCATTCCTCCTGCTTCATCACCCCATAGATGCGCTGGTAGTCCGCGCCGAAGGTGCGGGTGATGAAGTCGGAAGCGAGGAAGCCCTCCACCGCCGCGGCCATGGAGGGCGACAGCCGCTCCGTCTCGCCCTCGAAGGCGTTGCCACTAAGCGGCGGCGGCGGCTCCATTTCCCGCTCGATGCCTTCCAGCATGCCGGCGAGAATGCCCGCCATGACCAGATGCGGATGGGCCTCGGCCCCGGCGATGCGGTGTTCCAGCCGGCGGGCGGCCGGCGGTCCGTTGGGCACGCGCACGGCCACGGAGCGATTGTCATAGCCCCAGCTGATGCCGGTGGGCGCATAGCTCGCGGGCACGAGGCGTCGATAGCCGTTGAAGCTCGGCACGAAGAACAGCAGCGTGTCCTTCATGGTGGCGAGCAGGCCGGCCGCCGCATAGCGCAACAGGCGCTCGCCCACGCCGTCGGGCCGGGCGAAGGCATTCGTGCCGTCCACACCGCCAAGGCTGATGTGCACATGCATGCCATTGCCCGCGAACTCGGCGAAGGGCTTGGCCATGAAGGTGGCCCGCATGCCGTTCCGGCGGGCCACGCCATCGATGAGGCGCCGCAGCAGGATGGCTTCGTCCGCCGCCGCCAGCGCATCGGGGCGGTGATAGAGATTGATCTCGAACTGCCCCGGCGCGGCTTCCGAAATCACCGTGTCCGCCGGCAGGCCCTGCACCTTGGCCGCCTCGCGCATCTCGTGCAGCACGCCGGCGCAGGCATCGAGATCGGACATGGAATACATGTTCTGCCGGGCTTCGCCCGTGTGCGGGAAGATCGGCACCGGCGCCTCGCCGGGGCCCCAGGGCTTGAGCAGATAGAATTCGAGCTCGAACGCCACCGTGGGCTCGAAGCCCAGCGCCCGCGCCCGCTCCACCTGCCGCACCAGTTGCTGGCGCGGGTCCAGCATCCAGGGCGCGCCGTCGTCCTGATGCATGGTGAGCAGCACCTGCGCCGCCGGACGCGGTGACCAGGGCACCGGCTTCAGCGTGCCGGGGATGGGCCGGCACAGGCCGTCACGGTCGCCGGTCTCAATATGGATGCCGGTGGAATTGACTTCCCGGCCCCAGATATCCAGGCCGAACAGTGAGCGGGGCATCGGCACGCCGTCGCGCCAGATCTTGCCCATGCTGGTGCCGGGCACCCACTTGCCGCGCAGCACGCCGCTGGTATCGGGCAGCAGCACCTCGACGATGTCCGGCTGTCCGAAACGGGCTATGAAATCGGCCGCTTCGTCCCCCGACGGAGCAGCTTCGGCGCCCGCGGCGGGGTCGCATTCGGCAGCTTGCATGTGACTTCCGTAAAAAAATGCGATTTTTCCATCATCCAAGCGCGACTCGATGGAACCGACAAGCTTCAGCGGAGCTTATTGCCTCCGTTGATGCGTGTCGGGAGTTTGGTCTTGGACAAGGGGCTGCCAGTCGCGATGGCCGCGGCGTGGGGGTGCAGGCATGCGCCCCTGCGCGCTTTTGTCATGCGCGGATGGGCGCATCGTCGGGCCTGCGGCCTTGAAAGGCAAGGGCCGGCTGTGGACCGGAGCCGCCCGTGAGCACACCCACCCTCCCCGCTCGGTCCGGCCGCCAGGTGCTCCTCCAAGCCACCATGATGGGCTGTGGCCTGGCCGTGCTCGTCGTGATCAGCGTCGCGTCGCTCTTCCTCATCAACCGCACACGCGAGGACGCGAACCAGGTCACCCAGACCCTGCTCATGGAGAATGACCTTTCCACCCTGCGCAACCAGGTGCTGCGCGCGGAAAGCTCCCAGCGCGGCTTCCTGCTGACGGGCGACACCGATTATCTGGGCGCCTTCGATTCGTCGGTCGCCGAAATGGGGCCGCTCCTCGACCAGATCAGAGAGCGCCTGCGGGGCGACACGCGCCGCCTCGCCGCGGCTGAGCAACTCACCGATCTGGTGCGCGCCAAGCAGGATGAACTGCGCCACACCGTGCTTCTCAAGCGGTCCGGAAACGACACCGGCGCCCTCGCCGTGGTGCGCACCGATCGCGGCGAGCGACTGACGCGCGACATCAGCGCCATCATCGCCACCATGCAGAAGACCGAGCAGGCGCTGCTGGCGGAGCGCTCGGAGACCTCCAGCCGCTCCAGCTTCCTGCTGCTGATCGTCAACCTCGTGGGCGTCGCTGCCCTCATCATCATCGCCGTCATCGGCCTGCGGCTCGCCCAGAAGACCGCCGACGCCCTGCGGCGCGCCCATCACGAGGTGGAAGGCGCCAACCAGATCCTCGAGCAGCGGGTGGCCGAGCGCACCGCCGACCTCCAGGAAGCCAATAACGAGATCCAGAGCTTCGCCTACATCGTCAGCCATGACCTGCGCGCGCCGCTGGTCAACATCATGGGCTTCACCAGCGAACTGGAAGCGCTGCGCACCGACCTGTTCGACCGTCTTGCCGACCTGCGCCGCCGCGTGGGCGAGGAGGCCTCCGACTCGGACGAGGACCTCGACAAGGACTTCAGCGAGGCCTTCGGCTTCATCAAGGCGTCCATCACCAAGATGGACCGCCTCATCAACGCCATCCTCGATCTCTCTCGCCAGGGGCGGAAGGAATTCGCCCCCGCCGCCATCAACGTCACCGAGCTGATGCAGGCCATCACCGCCACCATGGCGCACCAGCTGATGGACCGCGAAGCCAAGGTCAGCATCACGCCCCTGCCCTCGATCATCTCCGACCGGCTCGCCCTCGAACAGGTGTTCACGAACCTGATCGACAATGCGGTGAAGTACCTGCGCCCGGAAGTCCCCGGCCTGATCGAGATCTCGGCGCGCGAGACGCCCGGCTACATCACCTACATGATCCGCGACAACGGCCGCGGCATCGATCCCAACGACCGCGCGCGGGTGTTCGAGCTGTTCCGGCGCTCGGGTCCGCAGGACCGGCCGGGGGAAGGCATCGGGCTCGCCCATGTGCGGGCCCTCGTCCGGCGCCTTGGGGGAGGCATCACGCTGGACTCGGAACTGGGGCAAGGCACCGTCTTCAAGGTGACGCTGCCCCGCAAGCTCGTTGTCGACACTCATGGGGGAAAGAATGCCTGAGCATGTGACCATCGTCATGATCGAGGACGATCCGGGCCACGCGCGGCTGATCGAGAAGAACATCCGCCGCGCCGGCGTGCTCAACGAGATCATGCCCTTCACCGACGGCACCAGCGCCATCTCCTTCCTGTTCGGACCGGACGGAACGGGCGCGGTGAACGCGGGGCGTGCTTTACTGATCCTGCTCGACCTCAACCTGCCCGACACCACCGGGGTCAACATCCTGAAGCGCATCAAGGAAAACGAGCACCTCAAGCGCTCGCCCGTGGTGGTGCTCACCACCACCGACGACAAGGTGGAAATCCAGCGCTGCTATGACCTCGGCGCCAATGTGTACGTGACAAAGCCGGTCAATTACGAGAACTTCTCCAATGCCGTGCGTCAGCTCGGCCTGTTCTTCTCGGTCATCCAGGTGCCAGAGGCAAAGTAATGGGCGAAGCGGCGCGCAAGGACGCCCCCCCGGACATGGCGGGGGCGACCGAGATCCGGATGCTCTATATTGACGATGATCCGGGGCTCGCGCGTCTTGTGCAGCGCCAGCTCGGTCGCCGCGGCTATGCGGTGGAGACCGCCGCCTCAGGGGTGGAAGGGCTGGAGCGTATCCGCGCCGGCGGCATCGACGTGGTGGCGCTCGACCATTACATGCCCGGCCAGGACGGGCTCCAGACGCTGGAGGCCATCCGCGCCCTGCCCGCCCCGCCGCCCGTGGTCTATGTCACCGGCACACAGGAAAGCCGCGTCGCCGTCGCGGCCCTGAAGGCCGGGGCGGCGGACTATGTGGTCAAGGAAGTCCAGGGCGACTTCATCGAACTCCTCACCTCCGCCATCAACGCCGCCCTTGAACAGGTGAAGATGCGCCGCGCCCACGAGGCGGCGGAGGCCGAGATCCGCGCCGCCCGCGACCGCTTCGAGGCGCTGGCGGCCGAACGGGCGATGCTGCTGCGGGAGATGAACCACCGCGTCGGCAATTCGTTGCAGATCATCATGTCGCTGCTGCACCTCCAGGCGGGCGCCACCGACAATGAGGAGGTGCAGACGGCGCTCAGCAACGCGCGCGGGCGCGTCGCCGCCGTCGCGCAGGTGCACCGCCGGCTCTATACGTCCGAGCAGGTGGGCAGCGTGTCGGTGGACCAGTATCTGGGCGCGCTGCTGGATGACCTCCAGATCTCCGCCCAGCATGGCGATGTGGGCATCACCATCGACACCGACATCGCACCGCTGGAGATCGATCCGGATCGGGCAGTGGCGCTCGGCGTGGTGGTCACCGAACTCGTCATCAACGCCTCGAAATATGCCTATCCCGGCAGCAAGGGGCCGGTGCGCGTCACGCTGGCGGTGGACGGGCCGCAGGCGCGTCTCAGTGTCGAGGACGACGGCATCGGTCTCGGCGGCGAGACGGCG
The Azorhizobium caulinodans ORS 571 genome window above contains:
- a CDS encoding autotransporter domain-containing protein, whose amino-acid sequence is MSRGSRRAMRRAWLAVMLASVALPPAAHAADALTWSMYNSYSQSYFIEYARGLSGALSNATTMNFNVSVAGHTLYPTMDTGSTGLVISANVLGLSTTAPVNAQAGWVFYNSSGLLLTGYFSQQNVQFSGKDANGAATPVVSNVPVLVVTQAQCLGVGANSSTCDAATSVNGVQMMGIGFDRNTMGTGVVNTSNPTAAAARLDAAPTTPQIYNPFLNVVTSGSGAYRNGYIITPTGVYLGLTEANTSAQAYSYAQLALAPKQTAGAPQWLATTVTVTVTTPAGASTPASSASGKGTLLMDTGVEDAFIGIPNGGSITPASNTVVTLQLGNGIGTYSFTVPSSTSPASTNPQTPTRVSFFDSSSGFINSGLHTYAGYNVLYDADGGFIGLALNNYPGSTAQVTQMIAAQGTLNLTSDFATNLPVLLIANATVATASGSTATFNSDFTGTGQLTLQGGSVTLNGQLTHSGGTVVASGTTQLGGTLIGSLSVLAGATFLDASGGYTVAAGRTLSNAGTFTGPSSVSVSNAGTVVNSGTFAVSFSNSGTATNTATGAFTANIANSGVFLNAGSIAGNVTNTGQFTSAATGTIAGTVQNSGRFTNNGSIGPGAATPPAIVANTGVFVNAGGITGNVSNAGQFTNNGTITGTVENTGTFGGNGTVGHLLVRTGGALSPGNSIGTHVVRENATFEPGAVLLAELGTPGTSDRLIVGGTLTAGGAVLVPIPGEGFAPALGAGYRVFSAGTTASNFTVGGPYFGTAGAVYPFLSASLGSGADSGLLTLNRSAVSYAALAPTANAAAVGRAADTVALAQPLGQALAVMPGAAAPAALASLSGEIYASAQGVLQVQSSYVRNAVTGRLAQAEGAPGTAQLAPVDGFGTTLWGQAYGGWGSTASDGNASAVTRSLTGFLIGLDGRLSDWRVGVAGGYSQSDFSTDSLPGSGTSDNYDLALYAGRTFGGDANGAFALRAGAAYGWHDLSVSRTVTAPGLVAGYGTGYSAGTAQVFGELAYTYAPRTEGLPVSLEPFAGLTYTALSTNGFTEPFGPAALRAQSASFDTLSTTLGLRARTTVQVGAVPVALTGSVGWQHAFGDVTPTTTFTFAAGSLPFTVAGAPLATDALLLGLGAGAKLADNLDLSLAYNGQIASGFTETAVKGILSWRF
- a CDS encoding sensor histidine kinase; this encodes MSTPTLPARSGRQVLLQATMMGCGLAVLVVISVASLFLINRTREDANQVTQTLLMENDLSTLRNQVLRAESSQRGFLLTGDTDYLGAFDSSVAEMGPLLDQIRERLRGDTRRLAAAEQLTDLVRAKQDELRHTVLLKRSGNDTGALAVVRTDRGERLTRDISAIIATMQKTEQALLAERSETSSRSSFLLLIVNLVGVAALIIIAVIGLRLAQKTADALRRAHHEVEGANQILEQRVAERTADLQEANNEIQSFAYIVSHDLRAPLVNIMGFTSELEALRTDLFDRLADLRRRVGEEASDSDEDLDKDFSEAFGFIKASITKMDRLINAILDLSRQGRKEFAPAAINVTELMQAITATMAHQLMDREAKVSITPLPSIISDRLALEQVFTNLIDNAVKYLRPEVPGLIEISARETPGYITYMIRDNGRGIDPNDRARVFELFRRSGPQDRPGEGIGLAHVRALVRRLGGGITLDSELGQGTVFKVTLPRKLVVDTHGGKNA
- a CDS encoding sensor histidine kinase → MGEAARKDAPPDMAGATEIRMLYIDDDPGLARLVQRQLGRRGYAVETAASGVEGLERIRAGGIDVVALDHYMPGQDGLQTLEAIRALPAPPPVVYVTGTQESRVAVAALKAGAADYVVKEVQGDFIELLTSAINAALEQVKMRRAHEAAEAEIRAARDRFEALAAERAMLLREMNHRVGNSLQIIMSLLHLQAGATDNEEVQTALSNARGRVAAVAQVHRRLYTSEQVGSVSVDQYLGALLDDLQISAQHGDVGITIDTDIAPLEIDPDRAVALGVVVTELVINASKYAYPGSKGPVRVTLAVDGPQARLSVEDDGIGLGGETAAKGNGLGNRIVTAMASKLGASLAFLPKDKGTSVRMEFPLQPQDGRSAH
- a CDS encoding response regulator; its protein translation is MPEHVTIVMIEDDPGHARLIEKNIRRAGVLNEIMPFTDGTSAISFLFGPDGTGAVNAGRALLILLDLNLPDTTGVNILKRIKENEHLKRSPVVVLTTTDDKVEIQRCYDLGANVYVTKPVNYENFSNAVRQLGLFFSVIQVPEAK
- a CDS encoding glutamine synthetase family protein; translation: MQAAECDPAAGAEAAPSGDEAADFIARFGQPDIVEVLLPDTSGVLRGKWVPGTSMGKIWRDGVPMPRSLFGLDIWGREVNSTGIHIETGDRDGLCRPIPGTLKPVPWSPRPAAQVLLTMHQDDGAPWMLDPRQQLVRQVERARALGFEPTVAFELEFYLLKPWGPGEAPVPIFPHTGEARQNMYSMSDLDACAGVLHEMREAAKVQGLPADTVISEAAPGQFEINLYHRPDALAAADEAILLRRLIDGVARRNGMRATFMAKPFAEFAGNGMHVHISLGGVDGTNAFARPDGVGERLLRYAAAGLLATMKDTLLFFVPSFNGYRRLVPASYAPTGISWGYDNRSVAVRVPNGPPAARRLEHRIAGAEAHPHLVMAGILAGMLEGIEREMEPPPPLSGNAFEGETERLSPSMAAAVEGFLASDFITRTFGADYQRIYGVMKQEECGAFTRAILPLEYETYL